From the genome of Streptomyces sp. NBC_01317, one region includes:
- a CDS encoding single-stranded DNA-binding protein: MAGETVITVVGNLVDDPELRFTPSGAAVAKFRVASTPRIFDRQTNEWKDGEGLFLTCSVWRQAAENVAESLQRGMRVVVQGRLKQRSYEDREGVKRTVYELDVEEVGPSLKSATAKVTKTTGRGGQGQGGYGGGGGGGQQGGGSWGGGSGGGSPQGGGGAPADDPWATSAPAGGSQPPSGGGGNGGGSWGGSSGGGYSDEPPF, translated from the coding sequence ATGGCAGGCGAGACCGTCATCACGGTCGTCGGCAATCTCGTCGACGACCCCGAGCTGCGCTTCACCCCGTCCGGTGCGGCGGTCGCGAAGTTCCGTGTCGCGTCCACACCCCGCATCTTCGACCGGCAGACCAACGAGTGGAAGGACGGCGAAGGCCTGTTCCTCACCTGCTCGGTCTGGCGTCAGGCGGCGGAGAACGTCGCGGAGTCGCTCCAGCGAGGCATGCGCGTCGTCGTGCAGGGCCGGCTGAAGCAGCGGTCCTACGAAGACCGTGAGGGCGTCAAGCGCACGGTCTACGAGCTGGACGTCGAAGAAGTCGGCCCCAGCCTCAAGAGCGCCACGGCCAAGGTCACCAAGACCACCGGCCGCGGTGGTCAGGGCCAGGGCGGGTACGGCGGCGGCGGTGGCGGCGGCCAGCAGGGCGGCGGCAGCTGGGGCGGCGGCTCCGGCGGCGGCAGCCCGCAGGGCGGTGGCGGGGCTCCCGCCGACGACCCGTGGGCCACCAGCGCACCGGCCGGCGGCAGCCAGCCGCCCAGCGGCGGCGGGGGCAACGGCGGAGGCAGCTGGGGCGGAAGCTCCGGCGGCGGCTACTCGGACGAGCCCCCCTTCTAA
- a CDS encoding MATE family efflux transporter: MTQAPLAAKATRRRHDREILALAVPAFGALVAEPLFVMVDSAIVGHLGTRQLAGLAIAAALLTTAVSVFVFLAYATTAAVARRVGAGDFRAAIQQGMDGIWLAILLGAGVIAVTLPAAPWLVDLFGASPTAAPYAITYLRISSLGIPAMLVVLAATGVLRGLQDTRTPLYVAVGGFGANAALNALFVYGFGFGIAGSAWGTVIAQCGMAAVYLVVVVRGARRHGASLRPDPAGIRAGARAGVPLLVRTLSLRAVLLIATAVAARLGDADIAAHQIILSLWSLTAFALDAIAIAGQAIIGRYLGAGDIRGAREACRRMVRWGVVSGVVFGVVIVLARPLFVPLFTGDQVVRDTLVPALLVVAVSQPVSGVVFVLDGVLMGAGDGRYLAGAMVVTLAVFAPVALAVPSWGGGLTALWWAMGLMMAVRLVTLWWRTRSGRWLVTGATR; the protein is encoded by the coding sequence ATGACACAGGCCCCTCTGGCAGCCAAGGCGACCCGCCGCCGGCACGACCGCGAGATCCTCGCGCTCGCCGTCCCCGCGTTCGGCGCGCTCGTCGCCGAACCGCTCTTCGTGATGGTCGACAGCGCGATCGTCGGCCATCTGGGTACGCGTCAGCTCGCCGGACTGGCGATCGCGGCAGCCCTGTTGACCACCGCGGTGAGCGTCTTCGTCTTCCTCGCCTACGCCACCACCGCGGCCGTCGCCCGACGGGTGGGCGCGGGTGATTTCCGGGCCGCCATCCAGCAGGGCATGGACGGGATCTGGCTCGCGATCCTGCTCGGCGCCGGGGTCATCGCCGTCACCCTGCCCGCCGCCCCGTGGCTCGTCGACCTGTTCGGGGCCTCCCCCACCGCAGCGCCGTACGCCATCACGTATCTGCGCATCTCCAGCCTCGGCATACCGGCCATGCTGGTGGTGCTGGCCGCCACCGGGGTGCTGCGGGGGCTCCAGGACACCAGGACGCCCCTGTACGTCGCTGTCGGGGGCTTCGGCGCCAACGCGGCGCTCAACGCGCTGTTCGTCTACGGCTTCGGGTTCGGGATCGCCGGTTCCGCGTGGGGGACGGTGATCGCGCAGTGCGGCATGGCGGCCGTCTATCTGGTGGTGGTCGTACGGGGAGCGCGCCGGCACGGTGCGTCGCTGCGTCCCGATCCCGCGGGGATACGGGCGGGTGCGCGGGCCGGAGTGCCGTTGCTGGTCCGTACGTTGTCGCTCCGGGCGGTGCTGCTGATCGCCACGGCGGTGGCGGCGCGGCTGGGTGATGCCGATATCGCGGCTCACCAGATCATTCTGTCGCTCTGGAGTCTGACGGCTTTCGCGCTGGACGCGATAGCGATCGCCGGGCAGGCGATCATCGGCCGGTATCTGGGGGCGGGGGACATTCGGGGAGCGCGGGAGGCGTGCCGTCGGATGGTGCGGTGGGGGGTCGTGTCGGGGGTGGTGTTCGGAGTGGTGATCGTGTTGGCGCGTCCGTTGTTCGTGCCGTTGTTCACGGGGGATCAGGTGGTGCGGGACACGTTGGTGCCGGCGTTGTTGGTGGTGGCGGTGTCGCAGCCGGTTTCGGGGGTGGTGTTTGTGCTGGACGGGGTGTTGATGGGGGCGGGGGACGGCCGGTATCTGGCGGGGGCGATGGTGGTGACGTTGGCGGTGTTCGCGCCGGTGGCGTTGGCGGTGCCGTCGTGGGGTGGGGGGTTGACGGCGTTGTGGTGGGCGATGGGTCTGATGATGGCGGTCCGGTTGGTGACGTTGTGGTGGCGGACGCGTTCCGGGCGGTGGTTGGTAACGGGCGCGACGCGGTGA
- the rplI gene encoding 50S ribosomal protein L9 gives MKIILTHEVTGLGAAGDVVEVKDGYARNYLVPRGFAIRWTKGGEKDVAQIRRARKIHEIATIEQANEIKARLEGVKVRLAVRSGDAGRLFGSVTPADLASAIKSAGGPDVDKRRIELGSPIKTLGSHQVSVRLHPEVAAKLGIEVIAA, from the coding sequence ATGAAGATCATCCTCACTCACGAGGTCACTGGCCTCGGTGCCGCGGGCGACGTCGTCGAGGTCAAGGACGGCTACGCCCGCAACTACCTGGTCCCGCGCGGTTTCGCGATCCGCTGGACCAAGGGTGGCGAGAAGGACGTCGCGCAGATCCGGCGCGCGCGCAAGATCCACGAAATCGCGACCATCGAGCAGGCCAACGAGATCAAGGCCCGCCTCGAAGGCGTCAAGGTGCGTCTGGCCGTTCGCTCCGGCGACGCCGGCCGCCTCTTCGGCTCCGTCACCCCCGCCGACCTCGCCTCGGCGATCAAGTCGGCCGGCGGCCCGGACGTCGACAAGCGCCGCATCGAACTCGGATCGCCGATCAAGACCCTGGGCTCGCACCAGGTCTCCGTCCGGCTGCACCCCGAGGTCGCCGCGAAGCTCGGCATCGAGGTCATCGCCGCGTAA
- the rpsR gene encoding 30S ribosomal protein S18: MAKPPVRKPKKKVCAFCKDKTQYVDYKDTNMLRKFISDRGKIRARRVTGNCTQHQRDVATAVKNSREMALLPYTSTAR, encoded by the coding sequence ATGGCGAAGCCGCCTGTGCGCAAGCCCAAGAAAAAGGTCTGCGCATTCTGCAAGGACAAGACCCAGTACGTGGACTACAAGGACACGAACATGCTGCGGAAGTTCATTTCCGACCGCGGCAAGATCCGTGCCCGCCGCGTCACCGGCAACTGCACACAGCACCAGCGCGACGTCGCCACGGCCGTCAAGAACAGCCGTGAGATGGCGCTGCTGCCCTACACGTCCACCGCGCGATAA